From Coturnix japonica isolate 7356 chromosome 3, Coturnix japonica 2.1, whole genome shotgun sequence, the proteins below share one genomic window:
- the LOC107311531 gene encoding solute carrier family 22 member 2-like — protein MPTLDDILEHIGEFDRFQKQTFFLLCLLSAAFTPVYVGVVFFGFTPEHRCFSPGAAELSQRCGWSLAEQLNHTVPEWGSHGATYSSRCSRYEVDWNATGVSCTDPLGSIVGNRSSVPLGPCQDGWVYDYSGTSIVTEFNLVCEDSWKLDLFQSSVNVGFFIGSIIIGYIADRFGRKLCLLITVLINSVSGVLVSFAPSYTWTVIFRLIQGLVSKGGWLTGYVLTAEFVGLSFRRTVGIIYQLAFTVGLLILTAVAYVLPHWRWLQLAVTLPNFFFLLYYWCLPESPRWLITQKQNDKAMEVIKRIAKGNKKQLPPSFQNFKFEDEDGEKMKPSYLDLVRTPQIRKHTFILMYSWFTSSVLYQGLIMHMGLASGNIYLDFLYSALVEFPAAFILLLTVDRIGRRYPWAVANVMTGGACLVTALVPDTLYWLKMTAACLGRMGITMCFEMVCLVNPELYPTSLRNLGVLICSSMCDIGGIMTPFIVYRLAELWHELPLVVFAGIAFVGGGLVLLLPETKGKSLPETIEDAENMHRQERSKENTIYLQILSSEGLPK, from the exons ATGCCAACCCTGGATGACATTTTAGAGCACATTGGAGAATTTGACAGGTTCCAGAAACAAACCTTCTTCctcctgtgtttgctttctgctgccttcactCCTGTCTACGTGGGTGTCGTCTTCTTCGGGTTCACCCCCGAGCATCGCTGCTTCAGCCCTGGTGCGGCGGAGCTGAGCCAGCGCTGTGGCTGGAGCCTGGCGGAGCAGCTGAACCACACCGTCCCTGagtggggcagccatggggccaCCTACAGCAGCCGTTGCAGCAGGTACGAGGTGGACTGGAATGCAACGGGTGTCAGCTGCACTGACCCCCTTGGCAGCATTGTGGGCAACCGGAGCTCTGTCCCGCTTGGCCCCTGCCAAGACGGGTGGGTTTATGACTACTCTGGGACCTCCATAGTGACCGAG TTTAACCTGGTGTGTGAGGACTCCTGGAAGCTGGATCTCTTTCAATCATCTGTGAATGTTGGGTTCTTTATTGGCTCCATAATCATCGGCTACATAGCAGATAG gtTTGGCCGCAAGCTCTGCCTCTTGATCACAGTCCTCATCAATTCTGTCTCAGGGGTTCTCGTGTCCTTCGCACCCAGCTATACGTGGACGGTGATCTTTCGGTTGATCCAGGGGCTGGTCAGCAAGGGGGGCTGGCTGACAGGATACGTCCTGA ctgcagaatttGTTGGCTTAAGCTTCCGGAGAACGGTGGGCATCATCTACCAGCTTGCCTTCACTGTGGGACTCCTCATCCTCACTGCTGTGGCTTATGTGCTCCCACACTGGAGGTGGCTTCAGCTTGCTGTCACCCTGCCCAATTTCTTCTTCCTACTCTACTACTG GTGTCTGCCTGAGTCCCCCAGATGGCTAATAACTCAGAAGCAAAATGACAAAGCTATGGAAGTTATTAAGCGCATTGCCAAGGGAAACAAGAAGCAGCTACCTCCATCTTTCCAG AACTTCAAATTTGAAGATGAAGATGGAGAAAAGATGAAACCTTCATACCTTGACCTGGTCAGGACACCTCAGATAAGAAAGCACACATTCATTCTGATGTACAGTTG GTTCACAAGCTCCGTCCTCTACCAAGGGCTCATCATGCACATGGGACTAGCTAGTGGGAACATTTACCTGGATTTCCTCTATTCTGCTCTTGTTGAGTTCCCAGCTGCCTTCATCCTCTTGTTAACAGTGGATCGCATTGGCCGTCGCTACCCATGGGCTGTGGCAAATGTGATGACAGGTGGTGCCTGCCTTGTTACGGCGTTAGTTCCAGACA CTCTTTATTGGCTTAAAATGACCGCAGCATGTCTGGGCAGAATGGGAATTACCATGTGCTTTGAGATGGTTTGTTTGGTAAATCCTGAGCTGTATCCAACTTCTCTCAG AAACCTAGGAGTGCTGATCTGCTCGTCCATGTGCGACATCGGTGGGATCATGACCCCCTTCATTGTGTACAGACTGGCGGAGCTCTGGCATGAGCTGCCTCTGGTTGTCTTTG CCGGGATTGCTTTTGTTGGTGGTGGCCTGGTCTTGCTCCTACctgaaacaaagggaaaatctCTGCCTGAGACCAttgaagatgctgaaaacaTGCACAG acaagaaagaagcaaagaaaacacaatttatcttcaaattctgtcttcagaaggTTTACCCAAGTAA